One stretch of Anolis carolinensis isolate JA03-04 chromosome 3, rAnoCar3.1.pri, whole genome shotgun sequence DNA includes these proteins:
- the LOC100565004 gene encoding cytochrome P450 2J6 — protein MWGISQLLAAALICLLVWQFLKLRWASRELPPGPIPLPLIGSVWRLDLKFNQETFTKLAKSYGKIFTMWLGHRPMIVLNGFDAVKEALVTNSEDMTGRPMTPFVDDTMKGKGILFATGHIWKQQRRFSLMVLRNLGMGRKGLEYRIQQEAWHLIDFFSNEKGKPMSPSFPIFYSVSNVISAVVFGHRFSYDDEKFKEMIMGVDFMFHFMPSPFRIAYDLFPSLMRLLPGSHKKAIFCVEVGHKFIREEIRSHEKTRDPIDPQDFIDYYLEQIEKTKDDPISTFDDENLVHVTTDFFAAGTETTSVTLLWALLYMVAYPDIQEKIHKELQDVLPPFHKICYEDRKRLPYTNAVIHEVQRIANVLLVGSFRECQKDITLQGFHIKKGSIIIPDVASVLYDPEHWETPRQFNPNHFLDKDGNFFCKEAFMPFGVGHRICLGERLAKTELFIFFTSLMQTFKFQFPEGAKVNIEPKVGGLAMVPQPYNICAIPY, from the exons ATGTGGGGAATCAGTCAACTTCTTGCTGCAGCTCTCATTTGCCTCCTGGTTTGGCAGTTCCTGAAGCTGAGATGGGCAAGTCGGGAGTTGCCACCTGGACCCATTCCTCTCCCTCTCATTGGGAGTGTCTGGCGTTTGGATCTGAAATTCAACCAAGAGACATTCACTAAG CTGGCAAAGAGTTATGGGAAAATCTTCACCATGTGGTTGGGGCACAGACCTATGATTGTACTGAATGGGTTTGATGCGGTGAAGGAAGCATTGGTCACAAACTCTGAAGATATGACTGGCAGGCCCATGACGCCCTTTGTCGATGATACAATGAAGGGGAAAG GAATTCTGTTTGCAACTGGCCACATCTGGAAGCAGCAGAGACGCTTTAGCTTGATGGTTCTGCGGAACTTAGGCATGGGAAGGAAAGGCCTGGAGTACCGAATACAGCAGGAGGCCTGGCATCTCATTGACTTCTTCAGCAATGAAAAAG GAAAGCCCATGAGCCCATCGTTCCCCATCTTCTACTCAGTCTCCAACGTGATCAGTGCTGTGGTATTTGGACATCGCTTCTCCTATGATGAtgaaaaattcaaggagatgATCATGGGAGTTGACTTTATGTTTCATTTTATGCCCAGTCCTTTTCGTATT GCCTATGATCTTTTCCCAAGCCTGATGCGCCTCCTTCCAGGATCCCACAAGAAGGCTATCTTTTGCGTGGAAGTGGGGCACAAGTTCATAAGAGAAGAGATAAGGAGCCACGAGAAGACTAGAGATCCCATTGACCCACAGGATTTCATTGACTACTATTTGGAACAGATAGAAAAA ACCAAAGATGACCCCATCAGTACGTTTGATGATGAAAACCTGGTCCACGTAACGACCGACTTCTTTGCAGCAGGGACAGAAACAACATCTGTAACTCTTCTCTGGGCCTTGCTTTACATGGTAGCTTACCCTGATATCCAAG AGAAAATCCACAAGGAACTTCAGGATGTCTTACCACCTTTTCACAAGATCTGCTATGAGGATCGGAAGAGGTTGCCTTATACTAATGCAGTTATTCATGAGGTCCAGAGAATAGCTAATGTTCTACTGGTTGGATCCTTCAGAGAATGTCAAAAAGATATCACCTTGCAAGGCTTTCACATCAAGAAG GGTTCCATCATCATTCCAGATGTCGCTTCTGTTTTGTATGATCCTGAACATTGGGAGACCCCACGTCAATTTAATCCAAATCACTTCCTGGATAAAGATGGGAATTTCTTTTGCAAAGAAGCCTTCATGCCATTTGGAGTTG GCCATCGTATTTGTTTGGGGGAGCGTTTGGCAAAGACTGAACTCTTCATTTTCTTCACCAGCCTCATGCAGACATTTAAATTCCAATTTCCAGAAGGAGCAAAAGTTAACATAGAACCTAAGGTTGGAGGCCTAGCCATGGTTCCACAACCCTACAACATTTGTGCAATTCCTTATTAG